One stretch of Bacteroidota bacterium DNA includes these proteins:
- the nusG gene encoding transcription termination/antitermination protein NusG — translation MDSAVLHRWYVVRTYSGHENKVKLAMESEAKEQGLQEKITRILIPAEKIFEVKDGKKKSKTKNFFPGYILVEAILDEKTKHLILNTPSVLSFVGTKDRPVPLQPDEVKRLIGKIEEKREDGTEIERMEIPFHIGEPVKIISGQFHNFTGFVQEINAEKLRLKVMVSIFGRKTPIELDFSQVEVEK, via the coding sequence GTGGACTCAGCCGTTTTACATAGATGGTATGTTGTTCGTACCTACTCGGGACACGAGAATAAGGTGAAACTTGCGATGGAGAGTGAGGCGAAAGAGCAAGGATTGCAAGAAAAAATTACTCGTATTCTTATCCCCGCGGAAAAGATTTTTGAAGTGAAGGATGGAAAGAAGAAGAGTAAGACAAAAAATTTCTTCCCCGGTTATATACTGGTAGAGGCAATACTTGATGAGAAGACAAAACATCTCATTTTGAATACGCCGTCGGTTCTGAGTTTCGTTGGGACAAAAGATCGCCCGGTTCCGCTTCAACCGGACGAAGTAAAACGTCTCATCGGGAAGATTGAAGAGAAGAGAGAGGATGGCACGGAGATTGAGCGCATGGAAATTCCGTTCCATATCGGCGAACCGGTAAAGATTATCAGCGGTCAGTTCCACAATTTCACGGGATTTGTGCAAGAGATTAATGCGGAAAAATTACGGCTGAAAGTGATGGTGAGTATCTTCGGCCGCAAAACGCCGATCGAACTCGATTTCAGTCAAGTTGAAGTTGAAAAATAA
- a CDS encoding DUF5916 domain-containing protein, translating into MTSCVRIFAMGILCCWTIQAAQVKAVRLVQPIVVDGKLSESIWNSNPASSDLKQKEPNQGEQPSEKTDVWVAYDDDALYIAARLFDSSPDSIMALLDRRDNLNTADWFGVFLDPYRDKRSGNYFVVGPSGTLADGVLYNDDWDDFDWDGVWEGKAQIDDRGWTVEMRIPFSQLRFLDQDSQIWGINFRRDIGRKSETDYLVYTPRMESGYVSRFPELVGIDGIKPANALEVLPFGTTKAEYTHPAPGNPFNNGSRYSPEFGADIKYGLSSNLILNATVNPDFGQVEVDPAVVNLSDVESFFSERRPFFVEGANIFTNFGQGGGRNFWNFNFPYTTPFYSRRIGRSPHGNDTLGQTNFIDMPFATRILGAGKVTGKVGDGWNVGTIHAITAREYADFKSGPVRASAEVEPSTYYGVGRVQRDFNDGKQGIGVLGTYTHRMFDDRVLQNGLNSNGSFVGVDGWTFLDTSKAWVVTGYSNISHVEGTKTRITGIQTNSQHYFQRPDASHITVDSNASSLTGFAGRFYLIKQKGNFFFNSSIGFIDPNYEVNDLGFQSRADVINMHIGGGYNWTEPDGLFRRKELGGGFGQSFDFQNNLIHQVLIHFGFVQFMNFYSVNWNLAMNPTETINNRRTRGGPLTINKTGYEINLNASSDYSKDVIVEVNTNNYFSDHSDYKSASFWVQYRPAKNITFSVGPQYETEMQKLQWFGESVHAEPLAVATFGNQYVFGQLDYRSISANIRLNWTLTPSLSLQLYLQPLISSGAYSNFKELLKPKTDDYLLYGTGASSISYIDSTSTYSFDSDGSGPIPAKSFSNPNFNSKSLRGNAVLRWEYLPGSVMYFVWTQNRSDYENIGDFQMNKSFSRLIDAKADNIFLVKLSYYFNM; encoded by the coding sequence ATGACATCTTGTGTGCGAATTTTTGCGATGGGGATATTGTGCTGTTGGACTATTCAAGCAGCACAAGTAAAAGCAGTTCGATTGGTACAGCCGATCGTCGTTGATGGCAAACTTTCGGAATCTATTTGGAACTCAAATCCTGCATCTTCGGATCTGAAACAAAAAGAACCGAATCAGGGAGAACAGCCATCCGAAAAGACCGATGTATGGGTCGCGTATGATGATGATGCACTTTACATCGCTGCACGATTGTTCGATTCTTCACCCGATTCAATCATGGCGCTTCTCGATCGAAGAGATAATCTCAACACTGCCGATTGGTTTGGAGTATTTTTAGATCCGTATCGTGACAAGCGATCCGGAAATTATTTCGTGGTTGGCCCTTCCGGAACACTTGCAGATGGTGTGCTCTATAATGATGATTGGGATGATTTCGATTGGGATGGAGTATGGGAAGGGAAAGCACAGATAGATGATCGCGGCTGGACAGTTGAAATGAGAATCCCCTTCTCTCAGTTACGATTTTTAGATCAGGATTCCCAAATATGGGGGATTAATTTTCGACGTGATATCGGCAGGAAAAGCGAAACGGATTATCTCGTCTATACCCCAAGAATGGAAAGCGGATATGTTTCCAGATTCCCTGAACTTGTTGGTATCGATGGAATAAAACCTGCAAACGCTTTGGAAGTGCTGCCGTTTGGTACAACAAAAGCGGAGTATACTCATCCAGCTCCCGGTAATCCATTCAACAATGGTTCGCGTTACTCACCGGAATTCGGCGCGGACATTAAGTACGGATTGAGCAGCAATCTCATCTTAAATGCAACTGTCAATCCCGATTTTGGCCAGGTAGAAGTCGATCCGGCAGTGGTCAATCTTTCAGACGTTGAATCATTCTTCAGCGAACGGCGCCCGTTCTTTGTTGAAGGAGCAAACATCTTTACCAATTTTGGACAAGGAGGAGGACGAAATTTTTGGAATTTTAATTTCCCCTATACAACTCCATTCTATAGCAGAAGAATCGGACGTTCACCTCATGGCAACGATACGCTGGGACAAACAAATTTTATCGATATGCCTTTTGCAACACGGATATTAGGGGCTGGTAAAGTCACCGGCAAGGTAGGAGATGGGTGGAATGTTGGAACGATTCACGCTATCACCGCGCGCGAATATGCAGATTTCAAATCCGGTCCGGTGCGCGCGAGTGCTGAAGTGGAACCGTCAACATACTATGGTGTTGGAAGAGTGCAGCGGGATTTTAATGACGGCAAGCAGGGAATAGGTGTGTTGGGAACATACACACACAGAATGTTCGATGATCGAGTCCTTCAAAACGGGTTGAACTCGAACGGATCGTTTGTTGGTGTGGATGGATGGACATTCCTCGATACCAGCAAAGCATGGGTCGTTACCGGTTACAGTAATATTTCGCATGTGGAAGGAACGAAAACTCGGATCACCGGCATTCAAACAAATTCCCAACATTATTTTCAACGTCCGGATGCCTCGCATATTACGGTGGATTCCAATGCATCATCGCTTACAGGTTTCGCCGGACGATTTTATTTGATAAAACAAAAAGGAAATTTTTTCTTTAACTCATCCATCGGTTTCATTGATCCAAACTATGAAGTAAATGATCTCGGATTCCAATCCCGTGCAGATGTCATCAATATGCATATCGGCGGCGGATACAATTGGACGGAACCAGATGGCTTGTTCCGTCGCAAAGAATTAGGGGGAGGATTCGGACAAAGTTTTGATTTTCAAAATAATCTCATCCATCAGGTGTTAATCCACTTTGGTTTCGTCCAATTTATGAATTTCTATTCAGTGAACTGGAACCTGGCCATGAATCCAACGGAAACGATAAATAACCGACGGACGCGGGGAGGACCATTAACCATCAATAAAACTGGATACGAGATTAATTTAAATGCAAGTTCAGATTACAGTAAAGACGTTATAGTAGAAGTAAATACGAATAATTACTTTTCCGATCATTCCGATTATAAAAGCGCATCGTTTTGGGTCCAATATCGTCCGGCAAAAAACATTACATTTTCGGTCGGGCCGCAATATGAAACAGAAATGCAAAAATTGCAGTGGTTTGGTGAATCGGTTCATGCCGAACCATTGGCTGTAGCAACATTCGGAAATCAATATGTTTTTGGTCAGTTGGATTACCGATCGATCTCCGCCAACATTCGTTTGAACTGGACGTTAACTCCGTCCTTGTCTTTGCAGTTGTATTTGCAGCCGCTTATTTCATCAGGAGCATACTCTAACTTCAAGGAATTACTTAAACCAAAAACAGACGATTATTTATTGTACGGCACAGGCGCTTCTTCCATTTCGTATATTGATTCGACTTCCACATATTCCTTCGATTCGGACGGCAGCGGACCGATACCGGCAAAGAGTTTTTCAAATCCCAATTTCAATTCCAAATCGTTGAGAGGAAATGCCGTACTGCGATGGGAATATCTCCCAGGTTCAGTGATGTATTTTGTTTGGACACAAAACAGATCGGATTACGAGAACATCGGTGATTTTCAGATGAACAAATCATTCTCACGATTGATCGACGCAAAGGCGGACAATATTTTTCTGGTGAAGCTCAGCTACTATTTCAATATGTAA
- the rplA gene encoding 50S ribosomal protein L1 codes for MAHGKKYNNAVKKYDAKKFYSVDEAVGIVKDTASAKFTEAVDIAVRLGVDPKKADQAVRGTVALPHGIGKSVRVLVMAKAPKDAEAKAAGADYAGLEEYVEKIKGGWADIDVIIATPDVMVEVGKLGKILGPRGLMPNPKSGTVTLDVATAVKEVKAGKIEFRVDKAGVLHATIGKVNFDKDKLAENIKAFLVTVGKLKPSTSKGQYVKSIFISSTMGPSVQIDRTVVQS; via the coding sequence ATGGCTCACGGTAAAAAGTACAACAATGCAGTAAAAAAATATGATGCAAAAAAATTCTATTCAGTTGATGAAGCAGTTGGTATCGTAAAAGACACCGCATCGGCAAAGTTTACAGAGGCAGTTGATATTGCAGTTCGTCTTGGTGTTGATCCCAAAAAAGCAGATCAAGCAGTTCGCGGCACAGTTGCATTACCCCACGGAATTGGTAAATCGGTTCGTGTATTGGTGATGGCAAAAGCACCAAAAGATGCTGAAGCAAAAGCGGCGGGTGCTGATTATGCAGGACTCGAAGAGTATGTCGAAAAAATTAAAGGCGGTTGGGCAGATATTGATGTGATTATTGCCACGCCGGACGTGATGGTGGAAGTTGGTAAGCTTGGAAAAATTCTTGGACCGCGCGGATTGATGCCGAACCCGAAGAGCGGCACAGTGACGCTTGATGTTGCAACAGCAGTGAAAGAAGTAAAAGCGGGAAAGATTGAATTTCGTGTTGACAAAGCCGGCGTTCTCCATGCAACAATCGGTAAAGTAAATTTTGATAAAGATAAACTTGCTGAAAACATTAAAGCATTTCTTGTGACGGTTGGAAAACTGAAACCGTCAACATCGAAAGGACAATACGTTAAAAGTATTTTCATTTCGTCAACAATGGGACCAAGCGTTCAAATCGATCGTACCGTTGTTCAGTCATAA
- the rplK gene encoding 50S ribosomal protein L11, translating into MAKKVVGFIKLQIPAGAANPAPPVGPALGQKGVNIMEFCKQFNARTQTQAGLIIPVIITVFSDKSFTFITKTPPAAVLLVKAAKVQKGSGEPNRTKVGKVTRAQVKEIATMKMPDLNTSDIESAMSMIEGTAKSLGITVEG; encoded by the coding sequence ATGGCAAAGAAAGTTGTTGGTTTTATTAAGTTGCAAATTCCTGCCGGTGCGGCAAATCCTGCTCCTCCGGTTGGTCCTGCGCTTGGTCAAAAGGGCGTAAACATCATGGAATTCTGTAAACAGTTCAATGCCCGCACTCAAACGCAGGCTGGACTGATTATTCCTGTGATCATTACGGTATTTTCTGACAAATCGTTCACCTTCATCACTAAAACACCGCCGGCAGCAGTGTTGCTGGTGAAAGCGGCAAAAGTGCAGAAGGGTTCCGGGGAACCGAACCGTACGAAAGTCGGTAAAGTGACGCGCGCGCAAGTGAAAGAGATTGCCACAATGAAAATGCCCGATCTCAACACTTCTGATATCGAATCTGCGATGAGCATGATCGAAGGAACAGCAAAAAGTTTAGGAATCACAGTCGAAGGTTAA
- the secE gene encoding preprotein translocase subunit SecE — protein MKEKIINFFTDVYKEMSKVTWPTQKELQESTLVVLGVCGVIAAFVYVVDTLVSQAIKGIF, from the coding sequence ATGAAAGAAAAAATCATCAACTTCTTTACTGACGTCTACAAAGAGATGAGTAAAGTAACGTGGCCAACACAAAAAGAACTTCAGGAGTCAACCTTGGTTGTTCTTGGGGTGTGCGGCGTTATTGCTGCCTTCGTCTATGTTGTGGACACACTTGTCAGTCAAGCTATCAAGGGAATCTTTTAA
- the rplL gene encoding 50S ribosomal protein L7/L12, producing the protein MSVVAELVEKIEKLTLLEAVELKKALEEKFGVSAAAPMMMAAAPAAGAAPAAEAQTEFSVELTEGGAQKINVIKVVREATGLGLKEAKDLVDGAPKVVKEGLNKSDAEALKKKLEEAGAKVALK; encoded by the coding sequence ATGTCAGTCGTAGCAGAATTAGTAGAAAAAATCGAAAAACTTACCCTTCTTGAAGCTGTTGAGCTCAAGAAAGCCCTCGAAGAAAAATTCGGCGTATCAGCAGCAGCACCGATGATGATGGCAGCAGCTCCGGCAGCTGGCGCAGCACCGGCAGCTGAAGCACAGACCGAATTCAGCGTTGAGTTGACTGAAGGCGGAGCACAAAAGATCAACGTTATTAAGGTTGTTCGTGAAGCAACGGGCCTTGGCTTGAAAGAAGCAAAAGATCTCGTTGACGGTGCGCCGAAAGTCGTCAAAGAAGGTCTCAATAAATCAGACGCAGAAGCGTTGAAAAAGAAACTTGAAGAAGCAGGCGCAAAAGTTGCGTTGAAGTAA
- a CDS encoding DUF2723 domain-containing protein, which translates to MKEFFEKKKETVAAVILWLIVFSQYYTTLSPSVGFIDSGELATVAITLGIAHPTGYPLFTMLGRLFSILPIAGEEIVRLNLLSAVLTSLALVVFYYVITELLDRGKKEDRTSILISSFTASLFLGFSKTFWFQGVAVEVYSLHLLMICLILLLFVNAVRTNEARWWLLFSFSVGASFTNHLTTILLAPALLYWFFAEQGVNKNAFKNIAKLSIPFMAGLSIYLYLPIRSAQQPLLNWGDPQTFEKFWWHFTGKQFRVFMFSSTDAAKKQLNYFFENLPNEFFFVVLAFAVVGCFILLFTDKKKFVFTGLLFVSCIAYSINYDIHDIDSYFLLAFIAIAIFSAFGIQKIYLRFEKPITKSMVMILLIIIVSVQCIESRKKVNQSENYLVEDYTKNILLNLPQNSIVLSYQWDYFVASSYYYQYVKNIRKDVVVLDKELFRRSWYIPQLENHYPELMRKSKIEAQLFQQELFKFEHELPYDFAAIEGRYTALLKSFMDKNESLVFYITPEIEPQYTLGYYRVPEGFLFRIRKDTVYSSTPSQQIIYRGFDGKDIYSKQITTLALNALLRRELYERYYGMDSVAEFYRQKASEIKSKRTP; encoded by the coding sequence ATGAAAGAATTTTTTGAAAAAAAGAAAGAAACAGTAGCTGCAGTTATTCTGTGGCTGATTGTCTTTTCTCAATATTATACAACACTCTCTCCATCAGTTGGATTTATTGACAGCGGAGAGCTTGCGACGGTTGCAATTACTCTTGGAATTGCACATCCCACCGGATATCCGTTGTTCACAATGCTGGGAAGATTATTCTCTATTCTCCCTATTGCTGGCGAAGAGATTGTTCGGTTGAATCTCTTATCGGCAGTATTAACTTCGCTGGCGTTAGTCGTATTCTATTATGTAATCACAGAATTGCTTGATAGGGGAAAAAAGGAGGACCGAACCAGTATTCTCATTTCATCATTCACAGCATCCCTTTTCTTAGGATTTTCCAAAACCTTTTGGTTTCAAGGCGTGGCTGTTGAAGTGTATTCTCTGCATTTGTTGATGATCTGCTTAATCCTTTTGTTGTTTGTGAATGCTGTGAGGACCAATGAAGCGCGTTGGTGGCTATTGTTTTCGTTCTCTGTTGGTGCATCATTTACAAATCACCTCACAACAATATTACTGGCTCCGGCATTGTTGTATTGGTTTTTTGCTGAGCAGGGAGTGAATAAGAATGCGTTCAAGAATATTGCGAAGTTATCAATTCCGTTTATGGCAGGGTTGTCCATATATTTATATCTGCCAATACGTTCCGCCCAGCAGCCGTTGCTGAACTGGGGTGATCCGCAAACGTTCGAAAAATTTTGGTGGCACTTCACGGGAAAACAATTTCGTGTCTTCATGTTTTCTTCTACCGATGCAGCAAAGAAACAATTGAACTATTTTTTTGAAAATTTACCGAATGAGTTCTTCTTTGTTGTTTTAGCGTTTGCTGTCGTTGGATGTTTTATACTCCTATTTACCGATAAGAAAAAATTTGTGTTTACCGGTCTGTTGTTTGTGTCATGCATTGCATACTCAATCAATTATGATATTCATGATATTGATTCATATTTTCTGCTCGCGTTTATTGCTATTGCAATCTTTTCGGCATTTGGCATTCAAAAAATTTATCTACGCTTTGAAAAACCCATCACAAAGTCGATGGTGATGATTCTATTGATCATTATTGTTTCTGTCCAATGTATCGAAAGTAGAAAAAAAGTAAACCAGAGCGAAAATTATCTTGTCGAGGATTACACGAAAAATATCCTGTTAAACCTTCCCCAAAATTCGATTGTCCTTTCATATCAATGGGATTATTTTGTAGCATCGTCTTATTATTATCAGTATGTAAAGAATATCCGAAAGGATGTTGTGGTGTTGGATAAAGAACTCTTCCGAAGGTCATGGTATATTCCTCAGTTAGAGAATCATTATCCTGAATTGATGCGAAAGTCAAAGATTGAAGCGCAGTTGTTTCAACAGGAGTTATTTAAATTTGAGCATGAACTTCCGTACGATTTTGCAGCGATTGAAGGACGTTATACTGCTCTACTGAAAAGTTTTATGGATAAGAATGAATCTTTGGTATTCTATATCACTCCGGAAATAGAACCTCAATATACACTGGGCTATTATAGAGTACCCGAGGGTTTTTTATTTAGAATTCGCAAAGATACAGTCTATTCCTCAACTCCTTCTCAGCAGATCATTTATAGAGGATTTGATGGGAAAGATATTTACTCAAAACAGATCACAACATTGGCATTGAATGCCTTGTTGCGCAGGGAATTATACGAACGATATTATGGAATGGATAGTGTTGCCGAATTTTACCGTCAAAAAGCCTCAGAAATAAAGTCCAAACGAACACCTTAA
- the rpmG gene encoding 50S ribosomal protein L33, giving the protein MRDIITLECTVCKERNYSTTKNKKKQTNRVEYKKYCPRCNKHTIHKETK; this is encoded by the coding sequence ATGAGAGATATCATTACCCTCGAATGCACCGTTTGCAAGGAGCGAAACTATTCAACCACGAAGAATAAAAAGAAACAAACAAATCGTGTTGAATATAAAAAATATTGCCCCCGCTGCAACAAACACACAATTCACAAAGAAACCAAGTAA
- the rplJ gene encoding 50S ribosomal protein L10, whose protein sequence is MNKSEKEQIVAEIQAMVAKAQGMFFTDFAGINVEEITKLRSEFRKSGIEYRVVKNTLAKKALQNVTGYDKVYDKLVGPTGIAFAYNDAAAPAKIIQKFKEKNEKFAVKICVVEKQVYDGSKLKELAALPSRPEVIASILGSLNSPITGIVGTLNAVIRDVVGVLDAIEKKKAA, encoded by the coding sequence ATGAATAAATCAGAAAAAGAACAAATTGTAGCCGAAATTCAGGCGATGGTTGCCAAGGCTCAGGGAATGTTCTTTACTGATTTTGCGGGAATCAATGTGGAGGAGATAACAAAACTCCGCAGTGAATTCCGAAAATCCGGTATTGAATATAGAGTCGTCAAAAATACACTCGCGAAAAAAGCATTGCAAAATGTTACCGGGTACGATAAAGTGTACGATAAGCTTGTCGGACCAACCGGTATCGCATTTGCGTATAATGACGCAGCAGCACCGGCTAAGATCATTCAAAAATTCAAAGAGAAGAACGAGAAATTTGCCGTAAAAATCTGTGTCGTGGAAAAGCAAGTGTATGATGGTTCCAAATTAAAGGAACTCGCAGCATTGCCGTCACGTCCGGAAGTTATTGCAAGCATTCTCGGTTCGCTCAACTCACCGATCACCGGCATTGTTGGTACGCTGAATGCTGTGATCAGAGACGTTGTCGGCGTTCTCGATGCTATTGAAAAGAAAAAAGCCGCGTGA